The following are encoded together in the Pedobacter sp. D749 genome:
- a CDS encoding ABC transporter permease: MNTSFYIAKRYLFAKKSTNAINLISGISMVGVMVGSAALIIILSVFNGLETVVLNMFDTITPQIAITPAKGKTFDPNTSYFNQLKKNKDVAAFTEVLQENALLKYNNKQAVGMVKGVSSDYLKNTKLDSTIKEGHFILHNRSGDNAVIGSALQSYLAVNTVDPFTELEIYSPKKDIAANTINPADDFVVKNIRVSGVFEVQQDFDNGIIVPLNFARELLGEDQNVSAIEINLQPGVDVDDFKKEIIEKAGKDYEVRNQAEQNKSLYHILNTEKWAVYIILTFILIIAIFNIIGSLTMLVIDKVKDVAILSSLGAGKNLIKRIFLFEGMMITMSGCVLGLIIGIIFYYFQHTYGLIKMGDEVNKTLVSSYPIALKWKDFVLVFVTVGIFSFLASALSSNLSVKKIDQINQTI; this comes from the coding sequence GTGAATACATCGTTTTATATTGCCAAAAGGTATCTTTTTGCCAAGAAATCAACCAATGCCATTAACCTGATATCGGGCATATCGATGGTAGGTGTAATGGTTGGTAGCGCTGCTTTGATTATTATCCTATCGGTATTTAACGGTTTAGAAACAGTGGTTTTGAATATGTTCGATACCATTACCCCACAAATTGCCATTACACCGGCTAAGGGGAAAACTTTTGATCCTAACACAAGCTATTTTAATCAGCTTAAAAAAAATAAAGATGTTGCTGCTTTTACTGAGGTGCTGCAAGAGAATGCTTTACTAAAATACAACAACAAACAGGCTGTTGGAATGGTTAAGGGCGTAAGTTCAGACTATTTGAAGAATACAAAATTAGATAGTACCATTAAAGAAGGCCATTTTATATTACACAATAGAAGCGGCGATAATGCGGTAATTGGTTCTGCTTTACAAAGTTATCTGGCAGTGAATACTGTTGACCCATTTACAGAGTTGGAAATTTATTCGCCAAAGAAAGATATCGCAGCAAATACGATAAATCCGGCCGACGATTTTGTGGTAAAAAACATCCGGGTGAGCGGCGTTTTTGAGGTGCAGCAAGATTTCGACAATGGTATTATTGTTCCACTCAATTTTGCCCGCGAACTGCTCGGAGAAGACCAAAATGTGTCTGCTATTGAGATCAATCTCCAGCCGGGTGTCGACGTAGACGATTTTAAAAAGGAAATAATCGAAAAGGCGGGTAAAGATTATGAAGTCAGAAATCAGGCTGAACAAAATAAATCACTTTACCACATATTAAATACCGAAAAATGGGCAGTATATATTATTCTTACTTTTATCCTGATTATTGCTATATTTAATATCATAGGGTCGTTAACCATGTTAGTAATCGATAAGGTAAAGGATGTTGCCATTCTGAGCAGTTTAGGCGCAGGAAAGAATTTAATCAAACGTATATTTTTATTTGAAGGCATGATGATCACCATGTCTGGCTGCGTATTGGGTTTAATTATTGGTATCATATTTTACTATTTTCAGCATACCTATGGTTTAATTAAAATGGGCGATGAAGTAAACAAAACACTGGTAAGTTCTTACCCGATTGCGCTAAAATGGAAAGATTTTGTTTTAGTTTTTGTTACGGTAGGTATCTTCTCATTTTTGGCATCTGCTTTGTCATCCAATTTAAGTGTTAAAAAGATTGATCAAATTAATCAAACTATATAA